AATAGATCAATGCAGCATGCTTTCTCATTTGATTAGCATTTGTTTCAATTTTCTTGTGGAATATTGCTAATAAAAGCCAAGACAATTACACATTTCCAGATGTTTtgctatattttgaaataaataaaattacagcaCATAAAACAtgagaataaatacaatttaatatgtgttttaaGAAGGAAGGAAGGAACAAAATCTtatagtagtaaatatttaatgggtacaataaacttgaaatacagtattatttcctttgattaagaaataaaaatacatttatttctaaaactatgcACTTTATAGAACTTAATTGTAACCACAGAACATAAGAACATTGCTTTTCTGGTTTAATTGTGGTCCAATATTGCTTCAAATGAAAATGGCATAAAACTGTAGCCGGTTCCTGTATAAAACTTACTTTGAAACTCAACCCAATGCAAACGCAATGTATGGAGGAAGGCAGATAGCCCTTCCATCAGTACAAGTATTCCAACAGTAAGGATTGCCCAGAAGGCAAATACAATCCACAAGATAAAACCACCAATAAATCCATCAGATTCTAGTCCACGACGTAATACCATATTCCATAGCACTTCTGCAAGCTGACCGTGTGCGAGAGACAGAGCCCACAAGCGTAAATATGAGGCAGTATGGCTGATTGATCCAAGCACATACTCTATAGTGTGAATACCTTGATGTATCCACATTTCTGTTGTGTCTGCATCTTCCTCAGCATGCATATTTGACTTTCCTTTTTGCGATTGTATACCTGTTTCTGTTTCCCCATTGTTGTGTTGGttacttaacatttttttcttttccttcatcAATAAATAAGGCTTGGTCAGCAGCATCCAAGGAATGCAAATTCCAGCCATAAACACAAGTAAATATTGTAAGTACTGTTGCCCTCGATACATCCATGGGCTGCAGGGCTCATTGACTGGAGTGTTCTTGAACATAaccatatttataaatgtaataagtatGGAGGGAGCACAGAAGGGTCCAGTTTCCACAGGATTAGTTGGCCCATAAAGTACCCACTTAATGAAAATGAGTACAACCAAGTAAAAGAAAAGAGCCATCAAAAATATAACTTGAGGTAAAAACATTGTGAATATACTTGATGTTTTCTTATAGTAAGTATAATTCCAAATGCTAAGAACAACCCCAAATAACATGTGAATTACaccaaaaataattgaaattttcattttgtatgcATTCAGGAAACGAATTTTATTTTCTGCTAATTGCCATACTGGATCCATGCCAACAGAGTAAGGTGAATCTCGGCAAGCATCTTTAGGGTCCAATTCCAAATGtgtattattcataatataatcaACATCATTAACCACCATCCAACTGGAACCAAATATATTAACAGACTTGCTAAAGATATCATTGTAAATAAATCCAGTGTATATAGAGAACAGTCCcattaacaaaattatgtaaCGTCCACCAAAAAAAATGTTCCAGATTTCATTATTAGACTTTTTTGCAGAGTAATATCTTTCATTAATGACCATCCAAGTAGCAAACAGAAACATGATAGTTCCATGCCCAAAGTCTCCAAACATAATAGCAAATAGAAAAGGAAAAGTAATTATGGTAAACGGAGCAGGATTTACTTCCCGATAATTTGCAACTCCATAAGCATCTATTAAAGCTTGAAAAGCAGCAGTGAATTTATTTGTCCGATTGTATGTTGGTGGTTCCTCAAATGTGTCCATTCGGTTAAGAATCGGAGGGATTGAACTGCCACTTTGTTCTGATCCTCTGCGCAAAGCTTGTTGTATGGTATTCTCATCTGATAATGGTTCCCAAAACTCAGCTATCAGGCACTTTTGGGTTAcatctaaaattaaatgaattaaggGTATGATATATAGCTTTGATCTTACCAACTTTAATAAACCAATTCCTAATGTGTTTAGCTGCTGCCGTTAACACTCTAAGACGATGGTCCTGTGTTTGTCCTAATACGATTTTCAGGTCTTCTATTCTTGTCATGACACCTATAGCCATATCTCTTCGGTCTGCTGGGGTATCAGGACAAGGGTATACAGTAGCTCGAAACCCCTCACAAATCTTTTTGACACGTATTTTCAGCTGCTCTCCTtggaagaaaattataaataccactttAGGAATTAGGTTGCCGGTTGTGGGATCTTCAAGAAAGCATTCAATTTCCGTCATTCGCAGATACACATTACCCCGACAAGCACGCCATAACATACGCTCAAAAGCAGGAACCCGTTCACGATGTACTACACCTGTTACGAAGCCAAGTTTATGGTGCTGACCTCCAGGCCTCATTCCCTCTTCCCCCATAAGTAACTGCTGGTCATCACCCGTTCCTGGATCTGGAAATAGTGGTACATATGTTTGTGGCTTTATGCCT
This Homalodisca vitripennis isolate AUS2020 chromosome 3, UT_GWSS_2.1, whole genome shotgun sequence DNA region includes the following protein-coding sequences:
- the LOC124357672 gene encoding LOW QUALITY PROTEIN: V-type proton ATPase 116 kDa subunit a1-like (The sequence of the model RefSeq protein was modified relative to this genomic sequence to represent the inferred CDS: deleted 1 base in 1 codon), coding for MGSLFRSEEMALCQLFIQSESAYACVSELGELGLVQFRDLNPEMNAFQRKFVNEVRRCDEMERKLRYMEKEIKKNNILILDTKENPKAPQPKEMINLEAMFEKLENELREVNQNAETLKRNFLELTELKYILRKTQIFFEEAGLGIKPQTYVPLFPDPGTGDDQQLLMGEEGMRPGGQHHKLGFVTGVVHRERVPAFERMLWRACRGNVYLRMTEIECFLEDPTTGNLIPKVVFIIFFQGEQLKIRVKKICEGFRATVYPCPDTPADRRDMAIGVMTRIEDLKIVLGQTQDHRLRVLTAAAKHIRNWFIKVGKIKAIYHTLNSFNLDVTQKCLIAEFWEPLSDENTIQQALRRGSEQSGSSIPPILNRMDTFEEPPTYNRTNKFTAAFQALIDAYGVANYREVNPAPFTIITFPFLFAIMFGDFGHGTIMFLFATWMVINERYYSAKKSNNEIWNIFFGGRYIILLMGLFSIYTGFIYNDIFSKSVNIFGSSWMVVNDVDYIMNNTHLELDPKDACRDSPYSVGMDPVWQLAENKIRFLNAYKMKISIIFGVIHMLFGVVLSIWNYTYYKKTSSIFTMFLPQVIFLMALFFYLVVLIFIKWVLYGPTNPVETGPFCAPSILITFINMVMFKNTPVNEPCSPWMYRGQQYLQYLLVFMAGICIPWMLLTKPYLLMKEKKKMLSNQHNNGETETGIQSQKGKSNMHAEEDADTTEMWIHQGIHTIEYVLGSISHTASYLRLWALSLAHGQLAEVLWNMVLRRGLESDGFIGGFILWIVFAFWAILTVGILVLMEGLSAFLHTLRLHWVEFQSKFYTGTGYSFMPFSFEAILDHN